The Candidatus Korarchaeota archaeon NZ13-K genome has a segment encoding these proteins:
- a CDS encoding CooT family nickel-binding protein, producing the protein MCEGVAYLVSDSGEELMMEEVMLVWFKDGRLVLVNEDGDERSLDGVKEIRIDMLRHEVRVIVK; encoded by the coding sequence ATGTGCGAGGGGGTGGCGTACCTGGTCAGTGACTCTGGAGAGGAGCTGATGATGGAGGAGGTCATGCTGGTGTGGTTCAAGGACGGTAGGCTCGTGCTCGTGAACGAGGATGGTGATGAGAGATCGCTGGATGGGGTGAAGGAGATCAGGATAGACATGCTGAGGCATGAGGTGAGGGTAATCGTCAAGTGA